From a single Streptomyces liliifuscus genomic region:
- a CDS encoding 3-hydroxyacyl-CoA dehydrogenase, translating to MTALDLAGPVAVVGTGTMGQGIAQVALVAGHPVRLYDAVPGRAGAAADAIAARLDRLVEKDRLTGAERDAARARLRPAESLAELADSGLVVEAVLERLDVKQQLLRELEDVVDDDCLLATNTSSLSVTAIGGALRNPGRFVGLHFFNPAPLLPLVEVVSGFATDVTSATRAYEMARAWGKTPVACADTPGFIVNRIARPFYAEAFAVYEAQAADPATIDAVLRESGGFRMGAFELTDLIGQDVNESVTRSVWEAFFQDVRFTPSLAQRRLVESGRHGRKSGHGWYDYGDEGERPEPHTAEKVQPPAYVVAEGDLGPASELLALIREAGIQVREDEEDHGTRLVLPSGGQLALADGQTAVEFRDVVYFDLALDYRRATRIALSHSQDTQTQTLAEATGLFQALGKDVSVIGDVPGLIVARTVARIVDLAHDAVAKGVATEEDIDTAMRLGVNYPLGPFEWSRRLGRSWAYDVLDDLHMRDPSGRYAPSLALYRHAYASEKREGTP from the coding sequence ATGACAGCACTCGACCTCGCCGGCCCCGTGGCCGTCGTCGGTACCGGCACCATGGGCCAGGGCATCGCCCAGGTCGCGCTCGTCGCGGGCCACCCCGTACGGCTGTACGACGCCGTGCCGGGCCGTGCCGGGGCCGCGGCCGACGCGATCGCCGCACGCCTCGACCGGCTCGTCGAGAAGGACCGGCTGACCGGCGCCGAACGGGACGCCGCCCGCGCGCGTCTGCGCCCCGCCGAGAGCCTCGCCGAACTCGCCGACTCCGGGCTGGTCGTCGAAGCCGTCCTGGAGCGCCTGGACGTCAAACAGCAGCTGCTGCGCGAGCTGGAGGACGTCGTCGACGACGACTGTCTGCTCGCCACGAACACCTCCTCCCTGTCGGTGACCGCGATCGGCGGCGCCCTGCGCAATCCCGGCCGTTTCGTGGGGCTGCACTTCTTCAACCCCGCGCCGCTGCTGCCGCTCGTGGAGGTCGTCTCCGGGTTCGCGACCGACGTCACGTCGGCCACGCGCGCGTACGAGATGGCCCGCGCCTGGGGGAAGACCCCGGTCGCCTGCGCCGACACCCCGGGCTTCATCGTCAACCGCATCGCGCGGCCCTTCTACGCCGAGGCCTTCGCGGTCTACGAGGCCCAGGCCGCCGACCCCGCCACGATCGACGCGGTCCTGCGCGAGTCGGGGGGCTTCCGGATGGGCGCCTTCGAACTGACCGATCTCATCGGCCAGGACGTCAACGAGTCCGTCACGCGCTCCGTGTGGGAGGCCTTCTTCCAGGACGTGCGGTTCACGCCCTCGCTGGCCCAGCGCAGGCTCGTCGAGTCGGGCCGCCACGGCCGCAAGTCGGGGCACGGCTGGTACGACTACGGGGACGAGGGCGAGCGTCCCGAGCCGCACACCGCGGAGAAGGTCCAGCCGCCCGCGTACGTCGTCGCCGAGGGCGATCTGGGCCCGGCGTCCGAGCTGCTCGCGCTGATCCGCGAGGCGGGCATCCAGGTCCGCGAGGACGAGGAGGACCACGGCACCCGGCTGGTGCTGCCGAGCGGCGGTCAGCTGGCCCTCGCGGACGGCCAGACCGCCGTCGAGTTCCGTGACGTCGTCTACTTCGACCTGGCGCTCGACTACCGCCGGGCGACCAGGATCGCCCTGTCCCACTCGCAGGACACCCAGACCCAGACTCTCGCCGAGGCCACCGGGCTCTTCCAGGCGCTCGGCAAGGACGTCAGCGTCATCGGGGACGTGCCCGGCCTGATCGTCGCCCGCACGGTGGCCCGCATCGTCGACCTGGCGCACGACGCCGTCGCCAAGGGAGTGGCCACCGAGGAGGACATCGACACGGCGATGCGCCTGGGCGTCAACTACCCCCTGGGGCCCTTCGAATGGAGCCGCAGGCTGGGCAGGAGCTGGGCCTACGACGTCCTGGACGACCTGCACATGCGCGACCCTTCGGGGCGTTACGCGCCGTCCCTCGCGCTCTACCGCCACGCGTACGCCTCGGAGAAGCGGGAGGGCACCCCATGA
- a CDS encoding TetR/AcrR family transcriptional regulator — protein sequence MTTAKRDTYTPETLLSVAVRVFNERGYDGTSMEHLSKAAGISKSSIYHHVTGKEELLRRAVSRALDGLFGILDEEHARVGRAVERLEYVTRRMVEVLTAELPYVTLLLRVRGNTDAERWALERRRDFDHRVAELLRAAAADGDVRVDVEFRLATRLVFGMINSIVEWYRPDGRGMGEREVADAVVRLVFGGLRQED from the coding sequence ATGACCACCGCCAAGCGCGACACCTACACCCCGGAGACGCTGCTCTCCGTGGCCGTGCGGGTCTTCAACGAGCGCGGCTACGACGGCACCTCCATGGAGCACCTCTCCAAGGCGGCGGGCATCTCCAAGTCGTCGATCTACCATCACGTCACGGGCAAGGAGGAGCTGCTGCGCCGGGCCGTCAGCCGGGCGCTCGACGGCCTCTTCGGGATCCTGGACGAGGAGCACGCGCGCGTGGGGCGTGCCGTGGAGCGCCTGGAGTACGTCACCCGGCGCATGGTCGAGGTCCTCACCGCCGAGCTGCCGTACGTGACGCTGCTGCTGCGCGTGCGCGGCAACACCGACGCGGAGCGATGGGCCCTGGAGCGGCGCCGGGACTTCGACCACCGGGTGGCCGAGCTCCTGAGGGCCGCGGCCGCCGACGGGGACGTACGCGTCGACGTGGAGTTCCGGCTCGCGACGCGGCTGGTCTTCGGGATGATCAACTCGATCGTGGAGTGGTACCGCCCCGACGGGCGGGGCATGGGCGAGCGCGAGGTCGCCGACGCGGTGGTGCGGCTGGTCTTCGGAGGGCTCCGGCAGGAGGACTGA
- a CDS encoding Lrp/AsnC family transcriptional regulator, producing the protein MAPEQMAEGPEAGSSLPPPRPLDAIDQDILQMLQADGRASIRSVAERVHVSRANAYARINRLIEDGVIRGFGARVNHERAGHSTSAYITLKIVQNSWRTVREQLTALPGASHIALVGGDFDVLLLVHTPDNRALRELVLTRLQAIPEVLSTRTLLVFEEEDLEPQG; encoded by the coding sequence ATGGCACCTGAACAAATGGCCGAGGGGCCGGAGGCGGGATCCTCCCTGCCGCCGCCGCGCCCGCTGGACGCCATCGATCAGGACATCCTCCAGATGCTCCAGGCGGACGGCCGCGCCTCGATACGGTCCGTGGCCGAGCGCGTCCACGTGTCGCGCGCGAACGCCTACGCGCGCATCAACCGCCTCATCGAGGACGGTGTGATCCGCGGCTTCGGTGCCCGCGTCAACCACGAGCGCGCGGGGCACAGCACCTCGGCGTACATCACCCTCAAGATCGTGCAGAACTCCTGGCGCACCGTGCGCGAGCAGCTGACGGCGCTCCCGGGGGCCTCCCACATCGCTCTGGTGGGCGGGGACTTCGACGTCCTCCTGCTGGTGCACACGCCCGACAACAGGGCGCTGCGCGAGCTGGTGCTCACCCGGCTCCAGGCCATCCCCGAGGTGCTCAGCACAAGGACCCTGCTGGTGTTCGAGGAGGAGGACCTGGAGCCGCAGGGGTGA
- the pdhA gene encoding pyruvate dehydrogenase (acetyl-transferring) E1 component subunit alpha, translating into MTVMEQRGAYRPTPPPAWQPRTDPAPLLPDALPHRVLGTEAAERVDPELLRRLYAQLVRGRRYNAQATALTKQGRLAVYPSSTGQEACEVAAALVLEERDWLFPSYRDTLAAVARGLDPVQALTLLRGDWHTGYDPHEHRIAPLCTPLATQLPHAVGLAHAARLKGDDVVALALVGDGGTSEGDFHEALNFAAVWQAPVVFLVQNNGFAISVPLAKQTAAPSLAHKAVGYGMPGRLVDGNDAAAVHEVLSAAVAHARAGGGPTLVEAVTYRMEAHTNADDDKRYRGDSEVEAWRAHDPIALLEHELTERGLLDEAGMRAAREDAEAMAADLRERMNQDPALDPMDLFAHVYAQPTTQLLEQEAQLRAELDAEARHHEGGHESEGTAR; encoded by the coding sequence ATGACGGTCATGGAGCAGCGAGGCGCATACCGGCCGACCCCGCCGCCCGCCTGGCAGCCCCGCACCGACCCCGCGCCGCTGCTGCCCGACGCGCTGCCCCACCGCGTCCTCGGCACCGAGGCGGCCGAGCGGGTCGATCCGGAGCTCCTGCGCCGGCTGTACGCGCAGCTGGTGCGAGGCCGCCGCTACAACGCGCAGGCCACGGCCCTCACCAAGCAGGGCCGCCTCGCCGTCTACCCCTCCTCCACCGGCCAGGAGGCCTGCGAGGTCGCCGCCGCGCTCGTCCTCGAAGAGCGAGACTGGCTCTTCCCCAGCTACCGCGACACGCTCGCCGCCGTCGCCCGGGGCCTCGACCCCGTCCAGGCGCTGACCCTGCTGCGCGGCGACTGGCACACCGGCTACGACCCGCACGAGCACCGGATTGCGCCCCTGTGCACACCGCTCGCCACCCAGCTCCCGCACGCCGTGGGCCTCGCGCACGCCGCCCGCCTCAAGGGTGACGACGTGGTCGCGCTCGCCCTGGTCGGCGACGGCGGCACCAGCGAGGGCGACTTCCACGAGGCGCTCAACTTCGCCGCCGTCTGGCAGGCCCCGGTCGTCTTCCTCGTACAGAACAACGGCTTCGCGATCTCCGTCCCGCTCGCCAAGCAGACCGCGGCCCCGTCGCTGGCCCACAAGGCCGTCGGCTACGGGATGCCCGGCCGCCTGGTCGACGGCAACGACGCAGCCGCCGTGCACGAGGTCCTCAGCGCCGCCGTCGCCCACGCGCGCGCGGGTGGCGGTCCCACGCTCGTGGAGGCGGTCACGTACCGCATGGAGGCGCACACGAACGCCGACGACGACAAGCGCTACCGCGGCGACTCCGAGGTCGAGGCCTGGCGCGCGCACGACCCGATCGCCCTCCTGGAGCACGAGCTGACCGAGCGCGGGCTGCTCGACGAGGCAGGGATGCGCGCCGCGCGCGAGGACGCCGAGGCGATGGCCGCTGACCTGCGCGAGCGCATGAACCAGGACCCCGCGCTCGACCCCATGGACCTCTTCGCGCACGTCTATGCCCAGCCCACGACACAACTTCTGGAACAGGAGGCACAGTTGCGGGCCGAGCTGGACGCCGAGGCGCGCCACCACGAGGGCGGGCACGAGTCGGAAGGGACGGCGCGATGA
- a CDS encoding alpha-ketoacid dehydrogenase subunit beta, with protein sequence MTTVAVKPATMAQALGRALRDAMADDPTVHVMGEDVGTLGGVFRVTDGLAKEFGEDRVTDTPLAEAGILGTAVGMAMYGLRPVVEMQFDAFAYPAFEQLISHVARMRNRTRGAMPLPITVRVPYGGGIGGVEHHSDSSEAYYIATPGLHVVTPATVADAYGLLRAAIASDDPVVFLEPKRLYWSKDTWNPDEPQAVDPIGRAVVRRHGRSATLITYGPSVPVCMEAAEAARAEGWDLEVVDLRSLVPFDDETVSASVRRTGRAVVVHESGGFGGPGGEIAARVTERCFHYLEAPVLRVAGFDIPYPPPMLERHHLPGVDRILDAVARLQWEAQS encoded by the coding sequence ATGACCACCGTCGCGGTGAAGCCGGCCACCATGGCGCAGGCCCTCGGGCGCGCCCTGCGGGACGCCATGGCCGACGACCCGACCGTGCACGTCATGGGCGAGGACGTCGGCACCCTCGGCGGAGTCTTCCGCGTCACCGACGGGCTCGCCAAGGAGTTCGGCGAGGACCGGGTCACGGACACACCGCTCGCCGAGGCGGGCATCCTCGGTACGGCCGTCGGCATGGCCATGTACGGGCTCAGGCCGGTCGTGGAGATGCAGTTCGACGCCTTCGCCTACCCGGCCTTCGAGCAGCTGATCTCGCACGTGGCCCGCATGCGCAACCGCACGCGCGGGGCGATGCCGCTGCCCATCACCGTGCGCGTGCCCTACGGGGGCGGCATCGGCGGCGTCGAGCACCACAGCGACTCCTCCGAGGCGTACTACATCGCGACCCCGGGCCTCCATGTCGTCACACCCGCGACGGTCGCCGACGCGTACGGGCTGCTGCGCGCCGCCATCGCCTCCGACGACCCGGTCGTCTTTCTGGAACCCAAGCGCCTGTACTGGTCGAAGGACACCTGGAACCCCGACGAGCCGCAGGCCGTGGACCCGATCGGCCGCGCGGTCGTGCGGCGCCACGGCCGCAGCGCCACGCTCATCACGTACGGGCCGTCGGTGCCCGTCTGCATGGAGGCCGCCGAGGCGGCCCGGGCCGAGGGCTGGGACCTCGAAGTCGTCGACCTGCGCTCCCTGGTGCCGTTCGACGACGAGACGGTCTCCGCGTCCGTACGACGCACCGGGCGGGCCGTCGTCGTGCACGAGTCGGGCGGCTTCGGCGGGCCCGGCGGGGAGATCGCCGCGCGGGTCACCGAGCGGTGCTTCCACTACCTGGAGGCGCCGGTGCTGCGCGTGGCCGGGTTCGACATCCCGTATCCGCCGCCGATGCTGGAGCGCCACCATCTGCCCGGCGTCGACCGGATCCTGGACGCGGTGGCGCGGCTGCAGTGGGAGGCACAGAGCTGA
- a CDS encoding dihydrolipoamide acetyltransferase family protein: MAQVLEFKLPDLGEGLTEAEIVRWLVQVGDVVAVDQPVVEVETAKAMVEVPCPYGGVVTARYGEEGTELPVGSPLLTVAVGAPASGASASGPIASDSEDEGSGNVLVGYGTQAPPARRGRLRPSGAGAAPGRRSPGLSDGGPGSGRHNGAGSGSASGGGSAGGRRAGLPDADLAVAGAPVATGSGTATRRPVRDEEQVADGTGADAARRTDGPVPVISPLVRRLARENGLDLRELAGSGPDGLITRADVEHAARAAGSAPTVARPPQIAATASEPAPTSTTSTHARGTRIPLKGVRGAVADKLSRSRREIPDATCWVDADATELMQARVRMNEAGGPKISLLALLARICTAALARFPELNSTVDMEAREVVRLDAVHLGFAAQTERGLVVPVVKDAHTRDAESLSAEFARLTEAARTGTLTPAELTGGTFTLNNYGVFGVDGSTPIINHPEAAMLGVGRIVPKPWVHEGELAVRQVVQLSLTFDHRVCDGGTAGGFLRYVADCVEQPAVLLRTL; this comes from the coding sequence ATGGCACAGGTCCTGGAATTCAAGCTGCCCGACCTCGGTGAGGGGCTCACCGAGGCCGAGATCGTTCGCTGGCTCGTCCAGGTCGGCGATGTCGTCGCCGTCGACCAGCCCGTCGTCGAGGTGGAGACGGCCAAGGCGATGGTCGAGGTCCCCTGCCCGTACGGCGGCGTGGTCACGGCCCGCTACGGCGAAGAGGGCACCGAACTGCCCGTCGGCTCCCCGCTGCTGACGGTCGCGGTGGGGGCACCGGCCTCCGGCGCATCGGCTTCCGGCCCGATTGCTTCCGACTCCGAGGACGAGGGCTCCGGGAACGTACTCGTGGGCTACGGCACGCAGGCGCCTCCGGCGCGGCGCGGACGGCTGCGGCCGTCGGGGGCCGGGGCGGCACCGGGACGGCGGTCACCGGGTTTGTCCGACGGCGGGCCGGGCTCAGGACGGCATAACGGCGCTGGATCCGGATCCGCCTCCGGAGGCGGATCGGCTGGTGGCCGCCGTGCGGGCCTCCCCGACGCCGACCTGGCCGTGGCGGGGGCGCCCGTCGCTACTGGGTCCGGCACAGCCACCCGTCGTCCCGTACGGGACGAGGAGCAGGTCGCGGACGGGACCGGTGCCGATGCGGCGCGCCGGACCGACGGTCCCGTACCGGTGATCTCCCCGCTCGTGCGCCGGCTGGCCCGGGAGAACGGGCTCGACCTGCGGGAGCTGGCGGGCTCGGGGCCCGACGGGCTGATCACGCGCGCGGACGTCGAGCACGCCGCGCGGGCCGCCGGGTCCGCCCCGACCGTCGCACGGCCACCACAGATCGCGGCAACCGCGTCCGAACCGGCCCCGACGTCCACCACGTCCACGCACGCGCGTGGCACCCGTATCCCGCTCAAGGGCGTCCGAGGTGCGGTCGCCGACAAGCTCTCCCGGAGCCGGCGCGAGATCCCCGACGCGACCTGCTGGGTCGACGCCGACGCCACGGAACTGATGCAAGCGCGCGTGCGGATGAACGAGGCCGGCGGGCCGAAGATCTCACTCCTCGCCCTCCTCGCCCGTATCTGCACGGCCGCACTGGCCCGTTTCCCCGAGCTCAACTCGACGGTCGACATGGAAGCCCGGGAGGTCGTCCGGCTCGACGCCGTGCACCTCGGGTTCGCCGCGCAGACCGAGCGCGGGCTCGTCGTGCCGGTGGTGAAGGACGCGCACACGCGGGACGCGGAGTCCCTGAGCGCGGAGTTCGCCCGGCTCACGGAGGCGGCACGGACCGGGACGCTCACACCGGCGGAACTCACCGGCGGGACCTTCACGTTGAACAACTACGGGGTGTTCGGCGTCGACGGCTCCACCCCGATCATCAACCACCCCGAGGCGGCCATGCTCGGCGTCGGCCGGATCGTCCCCAAGCCCTGGGTGCACGAGGGCGAGCTGGCGGTGCGGCAGGTCGTGCAGCTCTCGCTCACCTTCGACCACCGGGTGTGCGACGGCGGCACGGCGGGCGGATTCCTCCGGTATGTGGCGGACTGTGTGGAACAGCCCGCGGTCCTGCTGCGGACCCTGTAG
- a CDS encoding NTP transferase domain-containing protein: protein MTAYEPPSAPGSSGVPGSSGAAGTDGRDMDGHDAVVLAGGAARRLGGADKPGVRVGGRALLDRVLAACSGAATTVVVAEPRPTARPVEWAREDPPGGGPLAALDAGLAHTAAAYVVVLSADLPFLDEGTVERLLTALQDAGTEGVLLTDSDGRDQPLVAAYRSVALRRGLAALRAEHGELTGLPLRRLTGALELTRITDPVASFDCDTWDDIAAARARIREHGNVLDEWITAVKDELGIDLDVDTGTLLDLARDAAHGVARPAAPLTTFLVGYAAAQAKGGPEAVAEAARKATALALRWAAEADDGTAPPPTTPSGTGTGSGTDSGTGTAAPEAGTGSGTDTGTAAPEARRDAG, encoded by the coding sequence GTGACCGCGTACGAGCCTCCCAGCGCACCCGGTTCTTCCGGCGTACCCGGTTCCTCCGGCGCGGCCGGTACGGACGGCCGGGACATGGACGGCCATGATGCCGTCGTGCTCGCCGGCGGTGCCGCCCGCCGCCTCGGCGGGGCGGACAAGCCCGGCGTTCGCGTGGGCGGCCGCGCGCTGCTCGACCGCGTCCTGGCGGCCTGCTCCGGCGCGGCCACCACCGTGGTCGTCGCGGAACCCCGGCCCACCGCGCGTCCGGTGGAGTGGGCGCGCGAGGACCCGCCCGGCGGGGGCCCGCTGGCCGCCCTCGACGCCGGCCTTGCGCACACCGCCGCCGCGTACGTCGTGGTGCTCTCCGCCGACCTGCCGTTCCTGGACGAGGGGACGGTCGAGCGGCTGCTGACCGCTCTTCAGGACGCAGGTACGGAGGGCGTGTTGCTCACCGACTCCGACGGCCGCGACCAGCCGCTCGTGGCCGCGTACCGGAGTGTGGCGCTGCGCCGCGGGCTGGCCGCCCTCCGGGCCGAGCACGGCGAACTGACCGGGCTGCCGCTGCGCCGGCTCACCGGTGCGCTCGAACTGACCCGTATCACCGACCCCGTCGCGTCCTTCGACTGCGACACCTGGGACGACATCGCCGCCGCCCGGGCACGTATCAGGGAGCATGGGAACGTGTTGGATGAATGGATCACCGCAGTCAAGGACGAGCTCGGCATCGACCTGGACGTCGACACCGGCACCCTGCTCGACCTCGCCCGCGACGCCGCGCACGGCGTGGCCCGCCCGGCGGCACCGCTGACCACGTTCCTCGTGGGGTACGCGGCCGCGCAGGCCAAGGGGGGCCCCGAGGCGGTCGCGGAGGCCGCCCGCAAGGCGACCGCACTGGCGCTGCGCTGGGCGGCGGAGGCCGACGACGGCACCGCACCACCCCCGACGACCCCGTCAGGCACCGGCACCGGCAGCGGGACCGACTCCGGCACCGGGACCGCCGCTCCCGAAGCCGGCACCGGCAGCGGCACCGACACTGGAACCGCCGCTCCCGAAGCCCGTCGGGACGCCGGATGA
- a CDS encoding molybdopterin molybdotransferase MoeA, with protein sequence MTAPGQYEEVDLDDLDVDEALALVKEGGAQVPDGSGATGGSPAVPQPSPRGGSREHGEHAADGTSRARAAEHGHHRATPWPEARALAGRAPRRPDAPVSVSLDAALGLVLAAPLAALTDLPSFDTSAMDGWAVAGPGPWDVRAEGVLAGHAEPEPLTDGEAVRIATGARIPQDVTAVIRSEHGRTDEKERLHATREVVPGQDIRPRGQECRSGDPLLQRGTVVTPAVLGLAAAAGYDTVSALPRPRAEVLVLGDELLTEGLPHDGLIRDALGPMLPSWLRALGADVIAVRRLGDDAEALRKALKNSDADLVVTTGGTAAGPVDHVHPTLRRLGAELLVDGVKVRPGHPMLLARTKENQHLVGLPGNPLAAVSGLLTLAEPLLRTLAGRAAPETYTLPLKETVHGHPYDTRLIPVVLREDRAVPLHYNGPAMLRGIAVADALAVVPPGGARPGQELEILDLPWATAGIEVCFT encoded by the coding sequence ATGACCGCCCCGGGGCAGTACGAGGAGGTCGACCTCGACGATCTCGACGTCGACGAGGCCCTCGCCCTGGTCAAGGAAGGCGGTGCCCAGGTGCCCGACGGCTCCGGAGCCACTGGAGGTTCCCCCGCCGTGCCCCAGCCGTCACCGCGGGGCGGGAGCCGCGAGCACGGGGAACACGCCGCCGACGGTACCTCCCGGGCACGCGCGGCCGAGCACGGCCACCACAGGGCCACCCCCTGGCCCGAGGCACGCGCCCTCGCCGGGCGGGCCCCCCGTCGGCCGGATGCCCCCGTCTCCGTGTCCCTCGACGCCGCACTGGGCCTCGTCCTCGCCGCTCCCCTCGCCGCCCTCACGGACCTCCCGTCGTTCGACACCTCCGCGATGGACGGCTGGGCCGTCGCCGGGCCGGGACCCTGGGACGTCCGGGCCGAGGGAGTCCTCGCCGGCCATGCCGAGCCCGAGCCCCTCACCGACGGCGAGGCCGTCCGTATCGCGACCGGCGCGCGCATTCCGCAGGACGTCACCGCGGTGATCCGCAGCGAGCACGGCCGCACCGACGAGAAGGAACGGCTCCACGCGACCCGCGAGGTCGTGCCCGGGCAGGACATCCGCCCCCGGGGCCAGGAGTGCCGCTCAGGCGATCCTCTGCTGCAGCGCGGCACGGTGGTCACCCCGGCCGTGCTCGGGCTCGCCGCTGCCGCCGGATACGACACCGTCTCGGCCCTCCCCCGGCCCCGCGCCGAAGTCCTCGTCCTCGGGGACGAGTTGCTCACCGAGGGTCTGCCCCACGACGGGCTGATCCGGGACGCGCTCGGCCCGATGCTGCCGTCCTGGCTGCGCGCGCTCGGCGCGGACGTCATCGCCGTGCGCAGGCTCGGCGACGACGCCGAAGCCCTCCGCAAGGCCCTGAAGAACTCCGACGCCGACCTCGTCGTCACCACGGGCGGCACCGCCGCGGGACCCGTCGACCACGTGCACCCCACCCTGCGCCGCCTCGGCGCCGAACTCCTGGTGGACGGCGTCAAGGTGCGGCCGGGCCACCCCATGCTCCTGGCCCGCACCAAGGAGAACCAGCACCTCGTCGGCCTCCCCGGCAACCCCCTCGCCGCCGTCTCCGGCCTGCTCACGCTCGCCGAACCCCTCCTGCGCACCCTCGCGGGACGCGCGGCCCCGGAGACGTACACGCTGCCCCTGAAGGAGACCGTGCACGGCCACCCGTACGACACCCGGCTGATCCCCGTCGTCCTGCGCGAGGACCGGGCCGTGCCGCTGCACTACAACGGACCGGCCATGCTGCGGGGCATCGCCGTGGCCGACGCGCTCGCGGTCGTGCCGCCCGGCGGGGCGCGCCCCGGCCAGGAGCTGGAGATTCTTGACCTGCCCTGGGCCACGGCCGGGATCGAGGTGTGTTTCACGTGA
- a CDS encoding potassium channel family protein, with the protein MKLPGQDAIARHADERIVTRRVKLPRRRVEHPLRQVAKRVTIALLVLVGTALIVYADHDGYNDNSDGSVDLLDAFYYATVTLSTTGYGDITPVSDAARFTNIFVITPLRVMFLIILVGTTLEVLTERTREEWRLNRWRTALREHTVVIGFGTKGRSAIQTVCATGLKKEQVVVVDPNFKVIDAATADGYAGVVGDATRSDVLIRAEVQRARQIIIATQRDDTAVLVTLTARQLNRGAKIVAAVREEENAPLLKQSGADAVITSASAAGRLLGLSVLSPSAGMVMEDLIQQGSGLDIVERPVIKAEVGKGARETEDLVVSVVRGHRVLGYDDPAIGKLQLTDRLITIVRVTPHTQVAPDMRPLRQD; encoded by the coding sequence GTGAAACTTCCGGGCCAGGACGCGATCGCCCGTCACGCGGACGAACGCATCGTCACCCGCCGGGTGAAACTGCCTCGCCGACGGGTGGAACATCCGTTGCGGCAGGTCGCCAAGCGGGTCACCATCGCACTGCTCGTGCTGGTCGGCACCGCCCTCATCGTCTACGCCGACCACGACGGCTACAACGACAACTCCGACGGCTCGGTCGACCTGCTCGACGCCTTCTACTACGCGACCGTCACGCTCTCCACCACCGGATACGGCGACATCACTCCCGTCAGTGACGCCGCCCGGTTCACCAATATCTTCGTGATCACGCCCTTGCGCGTGATGTTCCTGATCATCCTGGTCGGCACCACTCTCGAGGTCCTCACCGAACGCACCCGGGAGGAGTGGCGACTGAACCGCTGGAGGACCGCTTTGAGGGAGCACACCGTTGTCATCGGGTTCGGCACGAAAGGCCGCTCGGCGATTCAGACCGTGTGTGCGACGGGGCTGAAGAAGGAGCAGGTCGTGGTCGTCGATCCCAACTTCAAGGTGATCGACGCGGCGACGGCCGACGGGTACGCGGGCGTGGTCGGCGACGCCACCCGCAGCGACGTACTGATCCGCGCCGAGGTCCAGCGGGCCCGGCAGATCATCATCGCGACCCAGCGCGACGACACCGCCGTGCTGGTCACGCTGACGGCCCGGCAGCTCAACCGGGGGGCGAAGATCGTGGCCGCCGTGCGCGAGGAGGAGAACGCGCCGCTGCTCAAGCAGTCCGGCGCCGATGCAGTCATCACCAGCGCCAGCGCGGCCGGCCGCCTTCTCGGTCTCTCCGTGCTCAGCCCGAGCGCGGGCATGGTCATGGAGGACCTCATCCAGCAGGGCAGCGGCCTCGACATCGTCGAACGGCCCGTCATAAAGGCCGAGGTGGGCAAGGGTGCCCGCGAGACCGAGGACCTGGTGGTGAGCGTCGTACGAGGACACCGGGTTCTCGGATACGACGATCCCGCCATCGGGAAGCTGCAGTTGACGGACCGTCTGATCACCATCGTCCGGGTCACCCCGCACACCCAGGTGGCACCGGACATGAGGCCACTGAGGCAGGACTAG